In the genome of Amia ocellicauda isolate fAmiCal2 chromosome 3, fAmiCal2.hap1, whole genome shotgun sequence, one region contains:
- the lrtm1 gene encoding leucine-rich repeat and transmembrane domain-containing protein 1 encodes MTGDIVFTLVGMLLIHRVAGCPKECVCNTKTKVVDCRGRGLYDIPRKMQFDTQELYLQNNRIRGLGSMAFRETPLLKVLDLANNSITSLSANTFQGLRGLQVLNLANNSIREIDKRLFNPIKTLSVLNLSFNHIANLPGTLADSINNLTRLSVRHNRLQRLDRLLLDSLTKLQALFFHNNPWKCDCQAIGLKLWLETFLFKGGTIDELKCTHPETLREKDLRKIPYEMFQTCPWTNYNYLFANIHHIDSEHKLSRSHSHGEPGGEGLPECEPKQRPRPVNLRHTIATVVITGVVCGIVCLMMLAAAVYGCVYATIMAKYQRELKKAEHKAPSVEQGSPEEKEPLDGSLA; translated from the exons ATGACAG ggGACATTGTCTTCACACTCGTAGGCATGCTGTTGATCCACCGAGTCGCCGGATGCCCCAAGGAGTGCGTGTGCAACACCAAGACCAAAGTAGTGGACTGCCGGGGGCGGGGACTGTACGACATCCCCCGCAAGATGCAGTTCGACACCCAGGAACTGTACCTGCAGAACAATCGCATCAGGGGCCTGGGCTCCATGGCGTTCAGGGAGACACCCCTGTTGAAGGTGCTAGACCTGGCCAACAACTCCATCACCAGCCTGTCTGCCAACACCTTCCAGGGGCTGCGTGGCCTGCAAGTGCTCAACCTTGCCAACAACTCCATCAGGGAGATCGACAAGCGGCTGTTCAACCCCATAAAAACCCTCTCGGTCCTGAATCTGTCATTCAACCACATCGCCAATCTGCCCGGGACCCTGGCCGACAGCATCAACAACCTCACCAGACTGTCGGTGCGTCACAACCGGCTGCAGAGGCTAGACCGGCTGCTCTTGGACTCCCTCACCAAACTGCAGGCCTTGTTTTTTCACAATAACCCTTGGAAGTGTGACTGTCAAGCTATCGGGCTCAAGCTGTGGCTGGAGACCTTCCTTTTCAAAG GCGGAACCATCGACGAGCTCAAGTGTACCCATCCAGAGACCCTCAGAGAGAAAGACCTGAGGAAGATCCCATACGAGATGTTCCAGACGTGCCCCTGGACCAACTACAACTACCTGTTTGCCAACATCCACCACATAGACTCCGAGCACAAGCTGTCCCGTTCTCACTCTCATGGTGAGCCGGGCGGCGAGGGGCTGCCAGAGTGTGAACCCAAGCAGCGACCGCGGCCCGTCAACCTGCGCCACACCATCGCCACCGTGGTCATCACCGGGGTCGTGTGCGGGATCGTCTGCCTCATGATGCTGGCGGCCGCcgtgtatgggtgtgtgtacGCCACCATCATGGCCAAATATCAGCGGGAACTGAAGAAAGCCGAGCACAAGGCACCCTCCGTGGAGCAGGGCAGCCCGGAGGAGAAGGAACCACTGGATGGATCTCTAGCGTGA